A single region of the Chryseobacterium sp. 6424 genome encodes:
- a CDS encoding LpxD N-terminal domain-containing protein, translating to MTFNQPQTLKNISEIIGARMVGADDFPVLGTNEIHRVKAGEIVFVNHPKYYDKALNSAATVILIDKEVPCPIGKALLVSDDPFRDFNKINTHFTRLTHFTEELHDLEVGEGTHIHPTAVIGNDVKIGKNCLIYPHVVIGDRTVIGDNVIIQSNTVIGGDAFYYRKLNGNFDRLISVGNIVIEDKVEIGNGCTIDRGVTDATVIGEGSVLDNQIQIGHDTIIGKKVLIASQTGIAGCCIIEDEVTIWGQVGMASGVHVESGTVILAQCGVNRSLKKGTYFGPLAEEFKQYLRKEVKLKNLE from the coding sequence ATGACCTTTAATCAACCCCAAACTTTAAAGAACATTTCAGAAATCATCGGTGCCCGAATGGTGGGTGCTGATGATTTTCCTGTATTGGGTACCAATGAAATCCATCGGGTGAAAGCCGGTGAAATCGTGTTTGTAAATCACCCGAAGTATTACGATAAAGCACTAAATTCCGCTGCAACCGTCATTCTGATTGATAAAGAAGTGCCTTGCCCCATCGGAAAGGCTTTGCTGGTTTCTGATGATCCTTTTCGCGATTTCAATAAAATAAATACCCATTTTACCCGTCTCACTCACTTTACCGAGGAACTCCACGACCTTGAAGTAGGTGAAGGCACACATATTCATCCCACCGCGGTAATCGGAAATGATGTGAAGATCGGTAAGAACTGCCTTATTTATCCGCATGTGGTAATTGGTGATCGTACGGTGATTGGCGACAATGTCATCATCCAGAGCAATACCGTAATTGGTGGCGACGCGTTTTATTACCGAAAACTTAACGGTAATTTCGACCGGCTGATCTCTGTCGGGAACATAGTCATCGAAGATAAGGTGGAGATCGGGAACGGCTGTACCATTGACCGTGGCGTTACAGATGCTACAGTGATTGGCGAGGGTTCAGTTTTAGATAATCAAATTCAGATCGGCCATGATACCATTATTGGCAAAAAGGTGTTGATCGCCTCACAGACCGGCATTGCAGGCTGCTGCATCATCGAAGATGAGGTCACCATCTGGGGACAGGTCGGTATGGCTTCTGGTGTACATGTGGAAAGCGGCACGGTGATACTGGCGCAGTGCGGTGTGAACCGAAGCCTTAAAAAAGGCACCTATTTCGGGCCCCTTGCGGAGGAATTCAAGCAGTATTTGAGAAAGGAGGTAAAACTTAAAAATCTGGAATAG
- a CDS encoding thioredoxin family protein, with protein MKRLFTLIIFSVSLSIFAQESIRFEQGTFKDILAKAKTEKKLVFLDAFAVWCGPCKMMEKNVFTLPAVRSFYNAHFINARFDMEKGEGIDIARKYGIRSYPAFLFLNGDGEVVKQTFGYMAEEAFLAFAKEASDPKLATASIKELFEKGASSPEFLLNMMQLYSQSDFPLAQKASERFFEVKKNQPLTKDELGILLYFTKSPTDVNYKTFVARKPEIINLMSADIYHQFDTNIKISHIMEEAFDQKTGLINDDYFYEKAIPLVGKAEAETALNRTKIIVYASAGRFAEYEKAALQYYKTPENFDPEELLRAAWLFSEHVTTPASLKKAEEWAEKSVMRSETVENTYILAKLYAKNGKKDNAKMYAETSKKLAENQGKDASLAIKLLESLK; from the coding sequence ATGAAAAGATTATTCACACTTATTATATTTTCAGTTTCCTTATCAATATTCGCTCAGGAAAGCATCCGGTTTGAGCAAGGCACTTTTAAAGACATCCTCGCGAAAGCCAAAACAGAGAAAAAACTGGTCTTTCTTGATGCTTTTGCCGTGTGGTGCGGCCCATGCAAGATGATGGAGAAAAATGTATTCACGCTGCCAGCCGTACGCAGTTTTTATAACGCCCATTTCATTAATGCCCGCTTCGATATGGAAAAAGGGGAAGGAATTGACATCGCACGCAAATACGGCATCCGCTCCTACCCTGCCTTCTTATTCTTGAATGGTGATGGTGAAGTGGTGAAGCAAACTTTTGGTTATATGGCCGAAGAAGCTTTTTTGGCATTCGCGAAAGAAGCCAGCGACCCGAAATTGGCTACGGCCTCCATCAAAGAGTTGTTCGAAAAAGGAGCGTCTTCGCCGGAGTTTCTTCTCAATATGATGCAACTTTACTCACAGAGCGATTTCCCATTGGCCCAAAAAGCCTCTGAAAGATTTTTTGAGGTAAAGAAAAACCAGCCTTTAACCAAAGATGAACTCGGTATTTTACTATATTTCACAAAGTCGCCGACTGATGTTAATTACAAAACTTTTGTAGCCCGAAAGCCAGAAATCATCAATCTGATGTCAGCAGATATTTACCATCAGTTTGATACCAATATTAAGATTTCCCATATTATGGAAGAGGCCTTCGACCAAAAAACCGGATTGATTAATGATGATTATTTCTATGAAAAAGCCATTCCGCTGGTGGGAAAAGCAGAAGCCGAAACCGCGCTGAACCGCACAAAAATCATCGTGTACGCAAGTGCCGGACGCTTTGCGGAGTATGAAAAAGCCGCTCTGCAATATTATAAAACCCCGGAAAACTTCGATCCGGAAGAACTTTTGCGCGCGGCATGGCTTTTCAGTGAGCATGTTACGACCCCAGCCTCTCTGAAGAAAGCAGAAGAATGGGCCGAAAAATCGGTCATGCGTTCAGAAACAGTTGAGAATACCTATATCCTGGCAAAACTATATGCTAAAAACGGTAAAAAAGACAACGCCAAAATGTATGCTGAAACCTCAAAAAAGCTGGCCGAAAACCAAGGCAAAGATGCTTCGTTAGCCATAAAACTTCTTGAAAGCTTAAAATAA
- a CDS encoding ABC transporter ATP-binding protein, producing the protein MLRAENVTKTYNAGKKLALENFSIHVPEASIYGLLGPNGAGKTTFIRIINQITQADSGHILINGERLNPLHIRNIGYMPEERGLYKNMSVGDQILYFGELKGMSRTDALSQAKYWFEQLQIDQWWKKKLSELSKGMAQKIQFVVTVLHRPKLLILDEPFSGFDPVNANLIKDQILNLKNNGTTIILSTHRMESVEEMCDYVALISQSKKILDGKVFDVREQHKKNIFSVTLSETDAAKFEIFRRQEHLMNFSEENGLVTFDLHNTADQNILLQELMKMGKIRSFDEKIPSMNEVFINAVGKPYVVNDESRVVNQD; encoded by the coding sequence ATGCTTAGAGCAGAAAATGTAACGAAAACCTACAACGCCGGCAAAAAACTGGCGCTCGAGAACTTCTCGATTCATGTCCCTGAAGCCAGTATCTATGGACTTTTAGGCCCGAATGGCGCGGGGAAGACTACTTTCATCAGAATCATCAACCAGATTACGCAGGCGGACAGCGGCCATATTCTCATCAATGGTGAAAGGCTAAATCCGCTGCACATCCGCAATATCGGTTATATGCCGGAAGAGCGTGGGCTTTATAAAAACATGTCGGTGGGCGACCAGATCCTGTATTTCGGGGAGTTGAAGGGGATGAGCCGTACCGACGCGCTGTCACAGGCGAAATATTGGTTCGAGCAGTTGCAGATCGACCAGTGGTGGAAGAAAAAACTGAGTGAACTTTCTAAAGGGATGGCGCAGAAGATACAGTTTGTGGTTACAGTGCTGCACCGGCCGAAGCTGCTGATTCTGGATGAACCTTTCTCTGGTTTTGACCCTGTGAATGCCAACCTCATCAAAGACCAGATACTGAACCTAAAAAATAACGGCACGACGATCATTCTATCGACGCACCGCATGGAAAGCGTAGAGGAAATGTGCGATTATGTGGCACTGATCAGCCAGTCTAAGAAGATACTTGACGGAAAGGTGTTTGATGTGCGCGAACAACATAAAAAAAACATCTTCAGCGTTACGCTCTCGGAAACGGATGCCGCCAAGTTTGAAATCTTTAGAAGGCAAGAACATCTAATGAATTTCTCTGAAGAAAATGGCTTGGTGACATTTGACCTTCATAATACTGCAGACCAAAATATACTGTTGCAGGAACTTATGAAGATGGGCAAGATACGTTCGTTCGATGAAAAAATCCCGAGTATGAATGAAGTATTCATCAACGCTGTGGGGAAACCGTATGTGGTGAATGATGAATCGCGAGTGGTAAATCAAGACTAA
- the efp gene encoding elongation factor P produces the protein MATSNDIKKGMCIEYSNDIFKVIEFLHVKPGKGPAFVRTKMKSVTNGKVLDNTFSAGHKIDEVKVITRKFQYLYDDENGFHFMNNDDFSQIYLNKEMIENAQFMKAGEEVTIILKEADEMPLSAEIPPTVYLDVIEADPGVKGNTATNALKNAIVETGARVMVPLFIEAGDKIKVNTEDGTYLERVK, from the coding sequence ATGGCAACAAGCAACGATATTAAAAAAGGAATGTGCATTGAATATAGCAATGACATTTTTAAAGTAATTGAATTTTTGCACGTAAAACCCGGCAAAGGGCCCGCTTTCGTTCGAACCAAGATGAAATCCGTCACCAATGGTAAAGTTCTTGATAATACTTTTTCCGCCGGTCATAAAATTGATGAGGTAAAGGTCATTACCCGTAAATTCCAGTACCTGTACGATGATGAAAACGGATTCCATTTCATGAATAATGATGATTTTTCACAAATCTACCTGAACAAGGAGATGATAGAAAATGCACAGTTTATGAAAGCTGGCGAAGAAGTGACCATCATTCTGAAAGAGGCGGATGAGATGCCACTTTCGGCGGAAATCCCACCCACTGTATATCTTGATGTGATAGAAGCAGACCCTGGAGTGAAAGGGAACACCGCTACCAACGCACTGAAAAATGCCATCGTAGAAACCGGAGCGCGTGTGATGGTTCCTCTATTCATCGAGGCTGGTGATAAAATTAAAGTGAATACCGAAGACGGTACTTATTTGGAGCGAGTTAAATAA
- the sucD gene encoding succinate--CoA ligase subunit alpha, with translation MSVLVNKDSKVVVQGFTGNEGTFHAQQMIEYGTNVVGGVTPGKGGSEHLGKPVFNTVADAVEKAGANVSIIFVPPAFAADAIMEAADSGIKVIVCITEGIPVEDMVRVKAYIADRDTRLIGPNCPGIITSEEAKIGIMPGFVFKKGRVGIVSKSGTLTYEAADQVVRAGYGVSTAIGIGGDPIIGTTTKDALELFINDPETDAVVMIGEIGGSLEAEAARWYKESGSTKPVVGFIAGQTAPKGRTMGHAGAIVGGAEDTAQAKMAIMRENGINVVDSPAEIGSTVAKILG, from the coding sequence ATGTCAGTATTAGTAAACAAAGATTCTAAGGTAGTTGTACAGGGTTTCACCGGTAACGAGGGAACTTTCCATGCACAGCAGATGATCGAGTACGGAACCAACGTTGTAGGTGGCGTTACACCAGGAAAAGGCGGTTCTGAACATTTAGGGAAACCAGTGTTCAACACCGTGGCAGATGCGGTAGAGAAGGCAGGCGCCAATGTGTCCATCATTTTTGTACCACCGGCGTTTGCTGCCGATGCGATCATGGAAGCCGCAGACTCCGGCATCAAAGTAATCGTATGTATTACCGAAGGGATCCCTGTGGAAGATATGGTAAGAGTAAAAGCTTATATCGCTGACAGAGACACCCGCCTTATCGGCCCTAACTGCCCGGGAATCATCACTTCAGAGGAAGCCAAAATCGGTATCATGCCAGGATTTGTATTCAAAAAAGGCAGAGTAGGCATCGTATCCAAATCGGGTACTTTAACTTACGAAGCGGCAGATCAGGTAGTAAGAGCAGGTTACGGAGTTTCTACCGCAATCGGTATCGGTGGCGACCCAATTATTGGGACTACAACCAAGGATGCGCTGGAGCTTTTCATTAACGATCCTGAAACTGATGCAGTTGTAATGATTGGTGAAATCGGCGGTAGCCTGGAAGCTGAAGCTGCAAGATGGTATAAGGAAAGCGGTTCTACAAAGCCTGTAGTAGGTTTCATCGCAGGGCAAACTGCTCCGAAAGGCCGTACGATGGGCCACGCAGGCGCTATCGTAGGCGGGGCAGAAGATACCGCACAGGCTAAGATGGCCATCATGCGCGAGAACGGTATCAACGTAGTAGATTCACCTGCTGAAATTGGTTCTACAGTAGCTAAAATTTTAGGTTAA
- a CDS encoding DUF3575 domain-containing protein: protein MKKFLFIIAASLYSPFIVQAQDSTSTRKQIFVKANTLFLPIGVINVGAEYQISKKTTLQADVFISPWKSFGGKYAQVYMVGFDGRYYFNKAFTHWYVGANISAARFIVQKWNYWGDARYQFTEDSPIYAISDLYQDGFSLSIGAVAGYQWQLNENWNLDLFIGAGTMQSFYRGYHKTLGVRYDTDPTRDLNRSGEWIPYRGGLMISYRL from the coding sequence TTGAAGAAATTCCTTTTTATCATAGCAGCATCGCTCTACTCACCTTTTATTGTACAAGCACAAGATTCTACGAGCACGCGTAAGCAGATATTTGTAAAAGCCAACACACTGTTTCTACCTATCGGGGTGATAAATGTGGGAGCGGAATATCAGATCAGTAAAAAAACAACGCTTCAGGCTGATGTTTTTATCTCGCCCTGGAAATCTTTTGGCGGCAAATACGCTCAGGTTTATATGGTGGGTTTTGATGGCCGTTACTATTTTAATAAAGCCTTTACACATTGGTATGTAGGTGCCAATATTTCCGCTGCACGCTTCATAGTCCAGAAATGGAACTACTGGGGCGACGCGCGTTACCAGTTTACGGAAGATTCACCCATTTACGCAATTTCAGACCTTTATCAGGATGGGTTTAGCCTATCTATCGGTGCCGTTGCAGGCTATCAATGGCAACTTAATGAAAACTGGAACCTTGATCTATTTATAGGTGCCGGCACAATGCAGAGTTTCTACCGGGGCTATCACAAAACATTGGGCGTACGTTATGATACCGATCCCACCCGGGATCTAAACCGCAGCGGCGAGTGGATTCCGTATCGCGGGGGCCTCATGATTTCTTATAGATTATAA
- a CDS encoding ABC transporter permease produces the protein MKNIFLITKREYLTQVKKKSFILLTLLAPLLVLGFGMMISLMFKANESSSTFYVIDKSGLFEQKLPHSKLLTYTFVPPANEKALVSTLKDMEEIEGLLIIPKLQDANYQTLEKETKLLLNKKIGLETKLAISADLSRVIRQEKIKNLHISEDEIRDLDKNFQLQTQNIVDNKTADSDLDFGVKSGLSMVLMYAVFMFIIIYGVRVMRSVLEEKNNRVVEIIISSVKPFELMMGKILGVTLVALTQFSVWISMSVLGAIFLNTGFTALQQRIPTAGAAAESVQQLDFKQMAGEISNILLDMNVPLIIFVFIMFFLLGYIFYSSMYAAIGSAVDNETETQQFTLFAVIPLMIGMYGSFTIINNPEGPLGFWLSIIPFTSPVAMVARIPFGVPGWQIALSIVLLVIFTFLMVFLAAKIYRVGILMYGNKASAKEIWKWIRS, from the coding sequence ATGAAAAATATTTTTCTCATCACAAAACGTGAATATCTAACACAGGTAAAGAAAAAATCCTTCATACTGCTCACTTTACTGGCGCCATTGCTGGTATTGGGTTTCGGAATGATGATTTCTTTGATGTTTAAAGCCAACGAAAGTTCGAGCACGTTTTATGTGATTGATAAAAGCGGCCTTTTTGAACAGAAACTGCCGCACAGTAAACTCCTTACCTATACCTTTGTACCGCCAGCCAACGAGAAGGCATTGGTAAGCACGCTGAAAGACATGGAAGAGATTGAGGGTTTGCTGATTATCCCAAAACTTCAAGACGCTAATTATCAAACGCTTGAAAAAGAAACCAAGCTTTTACTTAATAAAAAAATAGGTTTAGAAACCAAACTTGCCATCAGCGCCGATCTTTCCCGCGTTATACGCCAGGAAAAGATAAAAAACCTACACATATCTGAAGACGAGATCCGGGACCTTGATAAAAACTTTCAGCTTCAGACACAAAATATCGTTGATAACAAAACAGCTGATTCGGACTTGGATTTCGGCGTAAAATCTGGCCTCAGTATGGTGTTGATGTACGCGGTATTCATGTTTATCATCATCTATGGTGTAAGGGTGATGCGCAGCGTGCTGGAAGAGAAGAACAACCGCGTGGTAGAAATCATCATCTCCTCCGTAAAACCATTTGAGTTGATGATGGGCAAAATACTGGGTGTAACACTCGTAGCGCTTACGCAGTTCAGTGTATGGATCAGCATGTCGGTATTGGGTGCAATATTCCTGAACACCGGTTTCACCGCTCTTCAACAGCGGATCCCAACCGCGGGAGCAGCTGCGGAAAGTGTACAGCAACTTGATTTCAAGCAAATGGCAGGAGAGATATCGAATATTTTGCTGGATATGAATGTCCCGCTGATCATTTTCGTCTTCATCATGTTTTTCCTGTTAGGATATATCTTTTACAGTTCGATGTACGCGGCCATTGGTTCGGCTGTAGATAATGAAACCGAGACGCAGCAGTTCACACTTTTCGCCGTTATCCCTTTAATGATAGGGATGTACGGCAGTTTTACCATTATCAATAATCCGGAAGGGCCGCTCGGGTTTTGGCTCTCCATCATTCCATTCACGTCACCGGTAGCGATGGTGGCACGAATACCGTTCGGCGTGCCGGGCTGGCAGATCGCACTTTCAATAGTGCTACTGGTTATTTTTACTTTTTTGATGGTTTTTCTCGCCGCCAAAATCTACCGTGTAGGCATCCTGATGTATGGCAACAAAGCCAGCGCGAAGGAGATCTGGAAGTGGATTAGGAGTTAA
- the lpxA gene encoding acyl-ACP--UDP-N-acetylglucosamine O-acyltransferase, whose product MVHQLAAVDKRAKIKKNVIVEPFTTIAGDVEIGEGTWIGPNVTIMDGARIGKNCRIFPGSVISAIPQDLKFDGEDTQVIIGDGTTVRESVTINRGTKALGYTKIGNDCLIMATSHIAHDCVLGNGVIIVNGCGIAGHVEIGDYTVMGGLSAVHQFGKIGKHVMISGGTLVRKDIPPYVKVAREPMTYAGINSVGLRRRGFSNDKIFEIQTIYRAIFQMKMNVSQAASYIEKEMLPTVERDEILEFIKNSPRGIVKGYGTGKE is encoded by the coding sequence ATGGTACACCAACTCGCCGCTGTAGATAAGCGCGCAAAAATTAAGAAAAACGTCATTGTGGAGCCATTTACCACTATCGCCGGAGATGTGGAGATTGGCGAAGGTACCTGGATTGGCCCTAATGTAACGATTATGGACGGGGCACGTATCGGTAAAAACTGCCGTATTTTTCCCGGCTCTGTAATTTCAGCAATTCCACAAGACCTAAAATTTGATGGGGAAGATACACAGGTGATTATTGGCGATGGCACTACCGTTCGCGAAAGTGTAACCATCAACCGCGGCACCAAAGCCTTAGGCTACACAAAAATCGGCAATGACTGCCTGATAATGGCAACCTCACACATCGCACATGACTGTGTTTTGGGCAATGGTGTCATCATCGTAAATGGCTGTGGTATTGCCGGACACGTAGAAATTGGTGACTATACTGTGATGGGTGGCCTTTCAGCCGTACATCAGTTTGGTAAGATCGGTAAACATGTAATGATCTCCGGTGGAACGTTGGTTCGTAAAGATATACCGCCATATGTAAAAGTAGCGCGAGAACCTATGACCTATGCCGGCATCAATTCTGTTGGGCTGCGCCGCCGTGGTTTCAGTAATGATAAGATTTTTGAGATCCAAACCATCTACCGCGCCATCTTCCAGATGAAAATGAATGTTTCGCAGGCCGCCAGCTATATCGAAAAAGAGATGTTGCCCACTGTAGAACGCGATGAGATCCTCGAATTCATAAAAAATTCCCCGCGTGGTATCGTAAAAGGCTACGGAACGGGTAAAGAATAA